The following proteins come from a genomic window of Phacochoerus africanus isolate WHEZ1 chromosome 9, ROS_Pafr_v1, whole genome shotgun sequence:
- the LOC125135335 gene encoding cholesterol side-chain cleavage enzyme, mitochondrial isoform X1 — protein MLARGLALRSVLVKGCQPFLSAPRECPGHPRVGTGEGACISTKTPRPFSEIPSPGDNGWINLYRFWKEKGTQKIHYHHVQNFQKYGPIYREKLGNLESVYIIDPEDVALLFKFEGPNPERYNIPPWVAYHQHYQKPVGVLLKKSGAWKKDRLVLNTEVMAPEAIKNFIPLLDTVSQDFVGVLHRRIKQQGSGKFSGDIREDLFRFAFESITNVIFGERLGMLEEIVDPEAQKFIDAVYQMFHTSVPMLNLPPDLFRLFRTKTWRDHVAAWDIIFNKAEKYTQNFYWDLRRKREFNNYPGILYRLLGNDKLLSEDVKANVTEMLAGGVDTTSMTLQWHLYEMARSLNVQEMLREEVLNARRQAQGDTSKMLQLVPLLKASIKETLRLHPISVTLQRYLVNDLVLRDYMIPAKTLVQVAIYAMGRDPAFFSNPGQFDPTRWLGKERDLIHFRNLGFGWGVRQCVGRRIAELEMTLFLIHILENFKVELQHFSDVDTIFNLILMPDKPIFLVFRPFNQDPPQA, from the exons ATGCTGGCCAGGGGGCTTGCCCTCCGCTCAGTCCTGGTCAAAGGCTGCCAGCCCTTCCTGAGTGCCCCTCGGGAGTGCCCAGGGCATCCCAGGGTGGGCACTGGAGAGGGAGCATGCATCTCCACTAAAACCCCTCGCCCCTTCAGTGAGATCCCCTCTCCTGGTGACAATGGCTGGATTAACCTGTACCGTTTCTGGAAGGAGAAGGGCACACAGAAAATCCACTATCACCACGTCCAGAACTTCCAGAAGTATGGTCCCATTTACAG GGAGAAGCTCGGCAACTTGGAATCCGTTTATATCATCGACCCTGAAGATGTGGCCCTTCTCTTTAAGTTCGAGGGACCCAACCCAGAACGATACAACATCCCGCCCTGGGTTGCCTATCACCAGCATTACCAGAAGCCTGTTGGGGTCCTGCTGAA GAAGTCAGGAGCCTGGAAGAAAGACCGGTTGGTCCTGAACACGGAGGTAATGGCTCCAGAGGCCATAAAGAACTTCATCCCCCTACTGGACACAGTGTCTCAGGACTTCGTCGGCGTCCTGCACAGGCGCATCAAGCAGCAGGGTTCTGGAAAGTTCTCAGGGGACATCAGGGAAGACCTGTTTCGCTTCGCCTTTGAGT CCATCACCAATGTCATATTTGGAGAGCGCCTGGGGATGCTGGAGGAGATAGTGGACCCTGAGGCCCAGAAGTTCATTGATGCCGTCTACCAGATGTTCCACACTAGTGTCCCCATGCTCAATCTCCCCCCTGACCTGTTCCGTCTGTTCAGGACCAAGACCTGGAGGGACCATGTAGCTGCATGGgacattattttcaataaag CTGAAAAATACACCCAGAACTTCTACTGGGACCTGAGACGGAAAAGAGAATTTAACAATTACCCAGGCATCCTCTACCGCCTCCTGGGAAATGACAAGCTGCTCTCAGAAGATGTTAAGGCCAATGTTACCGAGATGCTGGCAGGGGGTGTAGACACG ACATCCATGACTCTGCAATGGCACTTGTATGAGATGGCACGTAGCCTGAATGTGCAGGAGATGCTGCGGGAGGAGGTCCTCAATGCCCGGCGCCAGGCCCAAGGAGACACAAGCAAGATGCTGCAATTGGTCCCACTCCTCAAAGCTAGCATTAAGGAGACACTGAG ACTCCATCCCATCTCCGTGACCCTGCAGAGATACCTCGTGAATGACTTGGTTCTTAGAGATTACATGATTCCTGCCAAG ACATTGGTACAAGTGGCCATCTACGCCATGGGCCGAGACCCCGCCTTCTTCTCAAATCCAGGCCAGTTTGACCCAACCCGGTGGTTGGGTAAAGAAAGGGACCTCATCCACTTCCGGAACTTGGGCTTTGGCTGGGGTGTGCGGCAGTGTGTGGGCCGGCGGATCGCTGAGCTCGAGATGACTCTCTTCCTCATCCAT ATTCTGGAGAACTTCAAGGTTGAATTGCAGCACTTCAGTGATGTGGACACCATATTCAACCTCATCCTGATGCCGGACAAGCCCATCTTCCTTGTTTTCCGGCCCTTCAATCAGGATCCACCCCAGGCATGA
- the LOC125135335 gene encoding cholesterol side-chain cleavage enzyme, mitochondrial isoform X2: MAPEAIKNFIPLLDTVSQDFVGVLHRRIKQQGSGKFSGDIREDLFRFAFESITNVIFGERLGMLEEIVDPEAQKFIDAVYQMFHTSVPMLNLPPDLFRLFRTKTWRDHVAAWDIIFNKAEKYTQNFYWDLRRKREFNNYPGILYRLLGNDKLLSEDVKANVTEMLAGGVDTTSMTLQWHLYEMARSLNVQEMLREEVLNARRQAQGDTSKMLQLVPLLKASIKETLRLHPISVTLQRYLVNDLVLRDYMIPAKTLVQVAIYAMGRDPAFFSNPGQFDPTRWLGKERDLIHFRNLGFGWGVRQCVGRRIAELEMTLFLIHILENFKVELQHFSDVDTIFNLILMPDKPIFLVFRPFNQDPPQA; encoded by the exons ATGGCTCCAGAGGCCATAAAGAACTTCATCCCCCTACTGGACACAGTGTCTCAGGACTTCGTCGGCGTCCTGCACAGGCGCATCAAGCAGCAGGGTTCTGGAAAGTTCTCAGGGGACATCAGGGAAGACCTGTTTCGCTTCGCCTTTGAGT CCATCACCAATGTCATATTTGGAGAGCGCCTGGGGATGCTGGAGGAGATAGTGGACCCTGAGGCCCAGAAGTTCATTGATGCCGTCTACCAGATGTTCCACACTAGTGTCCCCATGCTCAATCTCCCCCCTGACCTGTTCCGTCTGTTCAGGACCAAGACCTGGAGGGACCATGTAGCTGCATGGgacattattttcaataaag CTGAAAAATACACCCAGAACTTCTACTGGGACCTGAGACGGAAAAGAGAATTTAACAATTACCCAGGCATCCTCTACCGCCTCCTGGGAAATGACAAGCTGCTCTCAGAAGATGTTAAGGCCAATGTTACCGAGATGCTGGCAGGGGGTGTAGACACG ACATCCATGACTCTGCAATGGCACTTGTATGAGATGGCACGTAGCCTGAATGTGCAGGAGATGCTGCGGGAGGAGGTCCTCAATGCCCGGCGCCAGGCCCAAGGAGACACAAGCAAGATGCTGCAATTGGTCCCACTCCTCAAAGCTAGCATTAAGGAGACACTGAG ACTCCATCCCATCTCCGTGACCCTGCAGAGATACCTCGTGAATGACTTGGTTCTTAGAGATTACATGATTCCTGCCAAG ACATTGGTACAAGTGGCCATCTACGCCATGGGCCGAGACCCCGCCTTCTTCTCAAATCCAGGCCAGTTTGACCCAACCCGGTGGTTGGGTAAAGAAAGGGACCTCATCCACTTCCGGAACTTGGGCTTTGGCTGGGGTGTGCGGCAGTGTGTGGGCCGGCGGATCGCTGAGCTCGAGATGACTCTCTTCCTCATCCAT ATTCTGGAGAACTTCAAGGTTGAATTGCAGCACTTCAGTGATGTGGACACCATATTCAACCTCATCCTGATGCCGGACAAGCCCATCTTCCTTGTTTTCCGGCCCTTCAATCAGGATCCACCCCAGGCATGA